A region of Ficedula albicollis isolate OC2 chromosome 10, FicAlb1.5, whole genome shotgun sequence DNA encodes the following proteins:
- the DPP8 gene encoding dipeptidyl peptidase 8 isoform X2, which produces MAAAMETEQPGLEIFETAGHEEQVPREEQPKLEPFYVERHSWSQLRKLLTDTRKYHGYMMAKAPHDFTFVKKNDPEGPHSDRIYYLAMSGENRENTLFYSEIPKTINKAAVLLLSWKPLLDLFPAILDYGMYSREEELLRERKRIGTVGIASYDYHRESGTFLFQAGSGIYHVKDGGPHGFTQQPLRPTLVETSCPNIRMDPKLCPADPNWIAFIHCNDIWISNIESREERRLTFVHNELANVEEDPKSAGVATFVLQEEFDRYTGYWWCPKAQPTLDGGKVLQILYEENDESEVEIIHVTSPMLETRRTDSFRYPKTGTANPKVTFKISEVTINAEGRIADVVDKELVQPFEILFEGVEYIARAGWTPEGKYIWSILLDRSQTRLQIVLIPPALFIPTEDDAMERQKLIDAVPDSVTPFIIYEETTDIWINIHDIFHVFPQTHEDEIEFIFASECKTGFRHLYKVTSVLKESKYKRSCGGLPAPSDFKCLIKEEIAITSGEWEVLGRHGSNIYVDEAKKLVYFQGTKDSPLEHHLYVVSYENPGEVKRLTERGYSHACCVSQDCDMFISKYSNQKNPHCVSLYRLTGSEDDAAHRTKEFWATILDSAGPLPDYIPPEVFSFESSTGFTLYGMMYKPHNLQPGKKYPTVLFIYGGPQVQLVNNRFKGIKYFRLNTLASLGYVVVVIDNRGSCHRGLKFEGAFKYKMGQIEIDDQVEGLQYLASQYDFIDLERVGIHGWSYGGYLSLMALTQRSDIFRVAVAGAPVTLWIFYDTGYTERYMGHPEHNEQGYYLGSVAMQAEKFPSEPNRLLLLHGFLDENVHFAHTSILLSFLVRAGKPYDLQIYPQERHSIRVPESGEHYELHLLYYLQENLGSHIAAMKAM; this is translated from the exons CAATGTCTGGGGAGAACAGGGAGAACACGCTTTTCTACTCTGAAATTCCCAAAACCATAAACaaagctgctgtcctgctcctttcctggaAGCCTCTTCTGGATCTTTTTCCG GCCATCCTGGACTATGGGATGTACTCCCGGGAAGAGGAGTTGCTGCGGGAGAGGAAGCGGATCGGCACCGTGGGGATTGCCTCCTATGATTACCACAGAGAGAGCGGCACCTTCCTGTTCCAGGCGGGCAGCGGGATTTATCATGTGAAAGATGGAGGCCCCCATGGGTTCACT CAACAGCCTTTAAGACCCACTCTGGTAGAGACCAGTTGTCCAAATATCCGGATGGATCCCAAGCTTTGTCCAGCTGATCCAAATTGGATTGCATTTATCCATTGCAATGACATCTGGATATCTAATATAGAATCCAGGGAAGAAAGGAGGCTGACGTTTGTGCACAATG AGCTGGCCAATGTTGAGGAGGATCCAAAATCTGCTGGCGTGGCTACttttgtgctgcaggaggagttTGACAGATACACTGGCTACTGGTGGTGCCCAAAGGCACAGCCCA CACTGGATGGGGGTAAAGTTCTTCAAATTCTTTATGAAGAAAACGATGAGTCAGAGGTGGAAATTATCCATGTCACATCACCCATGCTGGAGACGAGACGAACAGATTCCTTCCGGTACCCCAAAACTG GTACAGCAAATCCGAAGGTCACTTTCAAGATCTCTGAAGTGACAATCAATGCAGAAGGCAGA ATTGCAGATGTTGTGGATAAAGAGCTAGTTCAGCCCTTCGAGATCCTCTTTGAAGGAGTAGAGTACATTGCTAGAGCTGGGTGGACGCCAGAAGGAAAATA CATCTGGTCCATCTTGCTGGATCGTTCCCAAACTCGGCTTCAGATAGTCCTGATCCCTCCTGCATTATTCATCCCCACAGAAGATGATGCAATGGAAAGGCAGAAACTTATTGATGCTGTACCAGATTCTGTTACACCTTTCATTATTTATGAGGAAACGACAGACATCTGGATAAAT ATCCATGATATCTTCCATGTCTTCCCTCAAACCCACGAAGATGAGATAGAGTTCATTTTTGCCTCCGAGTGCAAAACAGGCTTCCGGCACCTGTACAAGGTCACCTCGGTGCTGAAGGAGAGCAAGTACAAACGCTCCTGTGGAggcctccctgctccca GTGACTTCAAGTGCCTCATCAAAGAGGAGATAGCAATTACCAGTGGGGAATGGGAAGTGCTTGGCAGACATGGATCCAAT ATCTATGTGGATGAAGCCAAAAAACTGGTGTACTTTCAAGGCACAAAAGATTCACCTCTGGAGCATCACTTGTATGTTGTTAGCTACGAGAACCCTGGGGAGGTGAAGCGTCTGACAGAGCGTGGTTACTCACACGCCTGCTGTGTCAGCCAG gaCTGTGACATGTTCATCAGCAAGTACAGTAATCAGAAGAACCCCCACTGTGTGTCACTGTACCGGCTGACAGGATCAGAAGATGATGCCGCTCATAGGACGAAGGAATTCTGGGCTACCATTTTAGATTCAGCAG GTCCTCTTCCTGATTACATTCCCCCTGAAGTGTTCTCCTTTGAGAGCTCCACGGGGTTCACACTGTATGGAATGATGTACAAACCCCACAACCTGCAGCCTGGGAAGAAGTACCCCACAGTGCTCTTCATCTATGGAGGCCCTCAG GTACAGCTGGTGAACAACCGGTTTAAAGGAATCAAGTACTTCCGACTGAACACTTTGGCCTCTTTAGGCTATGTTGTTGTTGTCATTGACAACAGGGGCTCCTGCCACCGAGGGCTGAAGTTTGAAGGAGCCTTTAAATACAAAATG gggcagatAGAAATCGATGACCAGGTGGAAGGGCTGCAGTATTTGGCGTCGCAGTATGACTTCATCGACTTGGAGCGTGTGGGCATTCATGGCTGGTCCTACGGAGGCTACCTCTCCCTAATGGCTTTAACACAGAGGTCAGATATCTTCAGG GTGGCTGTAGCTGGAGCCCCGGTCACACTGTGGATTTTCTATGACACGGGATACACGGAGCGCTACATGGGCCACCCGGAGCACAACGAGCAGGGCTACTACCTGGGATCTGTGGCCATGCAGGCTGAGAAGTTTCCTTCTGA ACCAAACCGTTTGCTGCTGCTACACGGGTTCCTGGATGAGAATGTTCACTTTGCACACACCAGTATTTTGCTCAGCTTTTTGGTGAGAGCTGGGAAACCCTATGACCTACAG atCTATCCTCAGGAGAGACACAGCATCAGGGTCCCTGAGTCGGGGGAGCACTACGAACTGCACCTGCTGTATTACCTGCAGGAGAACCTGGGCTCTCACATTGCTGCCATGAAGGCCATGTGA